The Mercurialis annua linkage group LG2, ddMerAnnu1.2, whole genome shotgun sequence genome contains a region encoding:
- the LOC126668568 gene encoding uncharacterized protein LOC126668568, whose product MSENSLCPGEGLNAGNPYEPTKKVRNRNENSERAVEKEDNMVVETVNFSTDTISQDNEKISFKDTLMNNFKGDRSSQDEDFEAFTLEEKDIEFGDSKGMPTINFSDRVHNLISQNMKLCIVVRLLGKNIGYRTLLSRILKLWKPKSYPSLVDLDNNFFLVRFYSMEDYINALSGGPWVLFGHYLTVQPWSPEFSSDKINATSVTAWVRFPGLPIQYYHNNVLKAIAKTLGKVIKIDFNTEARERGKFARLAINLDLTKPLCSRILLDGRLQKVEYEGLPIICFNCGRYGHRENLCTHKNLVEGVSDSPMTEQVPAASDPVSEPPLVVESPPFGPWMQVVNRRRKPDIPANNQGNNGNKHSGSRFDAIASLEENFQGQFDTTNNKNNFVPYVQKETIGSQLKKIPVPILRTTNQQGKFSETNINATNKKMSMQVHADTKAQFEQKNKTQVQSSIGSNDKSKSISHMQNHADPKDIQDPSGSMFFPVEVSLNQKNHSAVALLSPVTDQNHCQQLKLLSLRDKFTPKGPDKQRNHWNVKINQISKNNSKAKKRMTPKAISTNNIGDILMEITKPVQTSEGTSSSPEIVVSTDQQQNLGSSKDQMMDV is encoded by the coding sequence ATGTCAGAAAATTCTCTCTGTCCGGGGGAAGGACTGAATGCAGGAAATCCCTATGAACCAACCAAAAAAGTTAGGAATCGCAATGAAAATTCTGAGAGAGCAGTGGAGAAGGAGGACAACATGGTTGTTGAAACCGTGAACTTTTCCACGGACACAATATCACAAGACAATGAGAAAATCTCGTTTAAGGACACTCTTATGAACAATTTTAAAGGTGATCGGAGTAGCCAGGATGAAGATTTTGAAGCTTTCACACTGGAAGAAAAGGATATAGAATTTGGTGACTCTAAAGGAATGCCAACCATCAATTTTTCAGACAGAGTTCACAATCTTATATCACAAAACATGAAACTCTGCATAGTTGTTCGTCTTCTTGGCAAAAATATTGGGTATAGAACCCTTCTCAGTCGTATCTTGAAATTGTGGAAGCCTAAAAGTTACCCAAGTCTCGTCGATCTGGATAATAACTTCTTCCTCGTTAGATTCTACTCGATGGAGGACTATATTAACGCCTTGTCCGGAGGACCATGGGTTTTATTTGGTCATTACCTTACGGTGCAACCATGGAGTCCAGAATTCTCATCAGACAAGATTAATGCTACGTCAGTCACTGCCTGGGTCAGGTTCCCAGGTCTCCCTATCCAGTATTATCACAATAATGTTCTGAAAGCAATAGCCAAAACTCTAGGGAAGGtcattaaaattgattttaacaCGGAAGCAAGAGAACGAGGTAAGTTCGCTAGATTGGCTATTAACTTGGATCTAACTAAGCCTCTTTGTTCCAGGATTTTATTAGATGGCCGTCTTCAAAAGGTGGAGTATGAGGGGCTTCCGATTATTTGTTTTAACTGTGGACGGTACGGTCATCGAGAAAACCTTTGTACTCATAAAAACCTTGTCGAGGGAGTCTCAGATAGCCCCATGACTGAGCAAGTCCCTGCCGCCTCAGACCCCGTCTCAGAACCGCCGCTGGTGGTGGAAAGTCCGCCGTTTGGGCCCTGGATGCAGGTGGTGAATCGAAGAAGGAAACCCGATATCCCTGCCAACAATCAAGGGAATAACGGTAACAAACATTCTGGATCAAGATTTGATGCTATTGCCAGTTTGGAGGAGAATTTTCAGGGTCAATTCGATACTACTAATAACAAGAATAATTTTGTTCCTTATGTGCAAAAGGAAACCATAGGCTCTCAATTAAAGAAAATTCCTGTTCCCATCTTGAGAACGACCAACCAACAAGGTAAATTCTCTGAAACAAACATTAATGccactaataaaaaaatgtccATGCAGGTCCATGCAGATACTAAAGCccaatttgaacaaaaaaataagaCACAAGTCCAATCCAGCATTGGCAGCAATGACAAATCCAAGTCCATCTCTCACATGCAAAATCATGCTGATCCTAAAGATATTCAAGATCCTTCTGGCAGCATGTTTTTTCCGGTGGAAGTATCTTTAAACCAGAAGAACCATTCGGCAGTGGCACTTTTATCTCCAGTGACGGACCAAAACCATTGCCAACAGCTCAAATTATTATCTCTTCGTGATAAATTCACTCCGAAAGGTCCGGATAAACAACGCAACCATTGGAATGTCAAGATTAaccaaatttctaaaaacaacAGCAAAGCTAAAAAGAGAATGACTCCTAAGGCGATATCTACTAATAATATTGGTGATATTCTTATGGAGATAACTAAACCTGTTCAAACCTCGGAAGGAACTAGTTCCTCTCCTGAGATTGTGGTGTCGACTGATCAGCAACAGAACCTTGGTTCCTCCAAGGATCAGATGATGGACGTCTAA
- the LOC126668963 gene encoding probable protein phosphatase 2C 44 has translation MSRHSVAGGASKRPSFFQRIKSFCFSSSSPDTGKGRSKSSSKKISHGFQLVEGKSGHDMEDYHFAEYRKIKNHELGLFAIFDGHLGDRVPSYLKDNLFQNILQEPHFWEDPKIAIKNAYKSTDRFILENSMQMGPGGSTAVTAIVIDGKDLWVANIGDSRAVVCERGSANQLTVDHEPHTERRRIEKQGGFVTTLPGDVPRVNGQLAVARAFGDQSLKAHLSSDPDVRHVPIDATIEFVILASDGLWKVMDNQEAVDLVKHIKDPQAAAKRLTTEALTRKSKDDISCIVIRFG, from the exons atgAGTAGGCACTCAGTTGCTGGTGGTGCTTCTAAACGCCCCTCTTTTTTCCAGAGGATCAAG AGTTTTTGCTTTAGTTCATCATCACCAGACACAGGCAAAGGGAGGAGTAAATCTTCAAGTAAAAAGATTTCTCATGGATTCCAACTTGTGGAAGGAAAATCAGGACATGATATGGAGGATTATCACTTTGCTGAGTATCGTAAAATTAAGAATCATGAACTTGGTTTGTTTGCTATCTTTGATGGTCATCTTGGGGATCGTGTTCCTAGTTATTTGAAAGATAATCTTTTCCAAAATATTCTTCAAGAG CCCCACTTCTGGGAGGATCCTAAGATTGCAATTAAGAATGCCTACAAGAGCACTGATAGGTTCATATTAGAGAATTCTATGCAAATGGGACCTGGTGGCTCGACGGCTGTTACGGCTATAGTTATTGATGGTAAGGACTTGTGGGTCGCCAATATCGGTGATTCTAGAGCTGTTGTTTGTGAGAGAGGCTCTGCTAATCAGCTTACTGTCGATCATGAGCCGCATACTGAGCGTAGGAGGATTGAGAAGCAGGGCGGCTTTGTCACTACTCTTCCTG GAGATGTTCCTAGGGTCAATGGTCAACTTGCAGTGGCTCGAGCTTTTGGAGATCAAAGTCTTAAAGCACATTTAAGTTCAGACCCTGATGTAAGACATGTCCCTATAGACGCCACTATCGAGTTCGTGATATTAGCAAGTGATGGTTTATGGAAG GTGATGGACAATCAAGAGGCAGTTGATTTGGTGAAACACATTAAGGATCCGCAAGCTGCTGCAAAGCGTTTAACAACGGAGGCATTGACAAGAAAGAGCAAGGATGATATATCATGCATTGTCATTCGTTTTGGATGA